One Keratinibaculum paraultunense genomic window carries:
- the rplR gene encoding 50S ribosomal protein L18 has product MLKKINRNEARKIRHARVRKKIYGTPERPRLNVYRSNSHIYAQIIDDTNGHTLISASTLDKELKEKLSSTGNKEAARLVGELIGKRALEKGIEQVVFDRGGYKYHGRVKELAEGAREAGLKF; this is encoded by the coding sequence TTGCTAAAAAAAATTAACAGAAATGAAGCAAGAAAGATTAGGCATGCAAGAGTTAGAAAAAAAATTTATGGTACTCCTGAAAGACCAAGATTAAATGTATATAGAAGTAATAGTCATATATATGCGCAAATTATTGATGATACAAATGGTCATACATTGATTTCAGCTTCAACATTAGATAAGGAATTAAAAGAAAAATTATCATCTACTGGCAATAAAGAAGCAGCTAGACTTGTAGGTGAGTTAATAGGTAAAAGGGCTTTAGAAAAAGGAATAGAACAAGTGGTATTTGATAGAGGCGGATATAAGTATCATGGAAGAGTTAAAGAACTTGCAGAAGGTGCTCGTGAAGCTGGTCTTAAATTTTAA
- the rpsH gene encoding 30S ribosomal protein S8 codes for MMTDPIADMLTRVRNANNAKHDTVDIPASNIKKEIAQILLDEGFIKGFDVIDDGKQGIIRIELKYGNNNQKVISGVKRISKPGLRVYVKSNEIPRVLGGLGIAILSTSKGIMTDKEARREGVGGEVICYVW; via the coding sequence ATGATGACTGATCCAATTGCAGATATGTTAACTAGAGTAAGGAATGCAAACAATGCAAAACATGATACTGTGGATATTCCTGCCTCAAACATAAAAAAAGAGATAGCTCAAATCCTACTAGATGAAGGTTTTATAAAAGGATTTGATGTAATAGATGACGGAAAACAAGGAATAATTCGAATAGAGCTAAAATATGGTAACAATAATCAAAAGGTAATTAGCGGAGTTAAAAGGATTTCCAAACCAGGTCTAAGGGTTTATGTTAAAAGTAATGAAATACCTAGAGTATTAGGTGGTCTTGGAATAGCAATTCTTTCAACTTCTAAAGGGATAATGACTGATAAAGAAGCTAGGCGTGAAGGTGTAGGCGGAGAAGTTATTTGTTACGTATGGTAA
- a CDS encoding type Z 30S ribosomal protein S14 has protein sequence MAKKSLIAKQKRKAKFSTREYNRCKICGRPHGYLRKYGVCRICFRELAYKGQIPGVKKASW, from the coding sequence TTGGCAAAAAAATCTTTAATTGCTAAACAAAAAAGAAAAGCAAAATTTAGCACTAGAGAATATAACAGGTGCAAAATATGCGGAAGACCTCATGGATATTTGAGAAAATACGGTGTGTGCCGTATTTGTTTTAGAGAATTAGCATATAAAGGTCAAATTCCTGGAGTTAAAAAAGCAAGCTGGTAA
- the rplE gene encoding 50S ribosomal protein L5, with amino-acid sequence MTSRLKEKYQNEVIPALMEKFQYKSVMEVPRLEKIVINMGVGEAKDNPKALESAVKELALISGQKPIVTKAKKSIANFKIRQGMNVGAKVTLRGERMYDFLDKLMNISLPRVRDFRGVNPSSFDGRGNYALGIKEQLIFPEIDYDMVDSVRGLDIVIVTTANTDEEAKAFLELMGMPFRK; translated from the coding sequence ATGACTTCCAGATTAAAAGAAAAATACCAAAACGAAGTTATACCAGCTTTAATGGAAAAATTTCAGTATAAAAGCGTAATGGAAGTTCCAAGACTTGAAAAGATAGTGATAAACATGGGAGTTGGAGAAGCAAAAGATAACCCAAAGGCACTGGAAAGTGCTGTTAAAGAGTTAGCACTTATTTCAGGACAAAAACCAATTGTAACAAAGGCTAAAAAATCCATAGCTAATTTTAAAATTAGACAAGGAATGAATGTAGGAGCTAAAGTTACATTAAGAGGAGAAAGGATGTACGACTTTTTAGATAAACTTATGAATATTTCTCTACCTAGAGTTAGAGACTTTAGAGGTGTAAATCCTTCATCTTTTGATGGTAGAGGTAATTATGCATTAGGTATAAAAGAACAATTAATATTTCCAGAGATTGATTATGACATGGTAGATTCCGTAAGAGGATTAGATATAGTTATAGTTACGACGGCTAATACAGATGAAGAAGCAAAGGCATTTCTAGAACTTATGGGTATGCCTTTTAGAAAGTAA
- the rplX gene encoding 50S ribosomal protein L24, producing MHVKSGDTVIVISGEDKGKTGKVLKAFPRENKIIVEGVNMLTKHKRAQGPNDQGGIIHQEGKIDASKVMYYCGKDKAGVRVGYKFLEDGTKVRICKKCGEVLDK from the coding sequence ATGCATGTAAAGAGTGGAGATACTGTAATAGTTATTTCTGGAGAAGACAAAGGCAAAACGGGAAAAGTTTTAAAGGCATTTCCAAGAGAAAACAAAATAATTGTTGAAGGGGTAAATATGCTTACAAAGCATAAAAGAGCTCAAGGTCCAAATGATCAAGGTGGAATTATTCATCAAGAAGGTAAAATTGATGCTTCTAAAGTTATGTACTATTGCGGTAAAGATAAAGCCGGTGTTAGAGTAGGCTATAAATTTTTAGAGGATGGAACTAAGGTTAGGATATGTAAAAAATGTGGAGAAGTATTGGATAAATAA
- the rplN gene encoding 50S ribosomal protein L14, with product MIQTESRLKVADNSGARELLVIKVLGGTNKKYANVGDIVVCSVKSAIPGGVVKKGEIVKAVIVRTKNGIKREDGNYIKFDDNAAVILRDDNTPVGTRIFGPVTRELRRKNFMKIISLAPEVL from the coding sequence ATGATTCAAACTGAAAGCCGATTAAAAGTTGCTGATAATTCAGGGGCAAGGGAGTTATTGGTTATAAAGGTACTGGGAGGTACTAATAAAAAATATGCTAATGTTGGAGATATAGTTGTATGTTCTGTTAAATCTGCAATACCTGGTGGTGTTGTTAAAAAAGGTGAGATAGTAAAAGCTGTAATAGTAAGAACCAAAAATGGTATTAAAAGAGAAGATGGAAATTATATAAAATTTGACGATAATGCAGCAGTTATTTTAAGAGATGATAATACTCCAGTAGGAACACGTATATTTGGACCAGTAACAAGAGAACTTAGAAGAAAAAATTTCATGAAAATAATATCTTTAGCACCAGAAGTACTATAG
- the rpsQ gene encoding 30S ribosomal protein S17, whose protein sequence is MERGNRKTRIGRVVSDKMDKTVVVAVETFVTHPLYKKQVKKTTKFKAHDENNECNVGDIVKIMETRPLSKDKYFRVVNIVEKAK, encoded by the coding sequence ATGGAAAGAGGAAATCGCAAAACAAGAATAGGTCGTGTTGTAAGTGATAAGATGGATAAAACAGTAGTAGTTGCAGTTGAAACTTTTGTAACTCATCCTTTATATAAAAAACAAGTTAAAAAGACCACAAAATTTAAAGCTCATGATGAAAACAATGAATGTAATGTCGGCGATATAGTAAAGATAATGGAAACTAGACCATTGAGTAAAGATAAATATTTTAGAGTTGTGAATATAGTAGAAAAAGCAAAATAG
- the rpmC gene encoding 50S ribosomal protein L29: protein MKANEIRQMTDAELNSKLSDLKTELFNLRFQLATGQLDNPMRIKAVRKDIARVKTIMRERELGIGKEV from the coding sequence ATGAAAGCTAATGAAATTCGCCAAATGACAGATGCGGAGTTAAACTCAAAACTGTCAGATTTAAAAACTGAGTTATTTAATTTGAGATTTCAATTGGCTACAGGGCAATTGGATAATCCTATGAGGATAAAAGCAGTTAGGAAGGACATTGCACGTGTAAAAACTATTATGAGAGAACGAGAATTAGGTATAGGAAAGGAGGTCTAG
- the rplP gene encoding 50S ribosomal protein L16 — protein sequence MLMPKRVKYRRVHRGRMKGNATRGNKIIYGEYGLQALEPAWITSNQIEAARRAMTRYVKRGGNIWVKIFPDKPVTEKPAETRMGSGKGSPEYWVAVVKPGRILFEMGGVSEEVAREAMRLAAHKLPIKTKFVARDDSGEKDGEANES from the coding sequence ATGTTAATGCCTAAAAGAGTAAAATATCGTAGAGTTCATAGAGGTAGAATGAAAGGAAATGCAACTAGAGGAAATAAGATTATTTATGGAGAATATGGATTGCAAGCTCTTGAACCAGCATGGATTACTTCTAATCAAATAGAGGCAGCAAGACGTGCTATGACAAGATATGTAAAAAGAGGCGGAAATATTTGGGTAAAAATATTCCCAGATAAACCAGTTACAGAAAAACCTGCAGAAACTCGTATGGGTTCAGGTAAAGGCTCACCAGAATATTGGGTTGCAGTTGTAAAACCAGGAAGAATTTTATTTGAAATGGGTGGAGTATCAGAAGAGGTAGCTAGAGAAGCTATGAGATTGGCAGCACACAAATTGCCTATTAAGACTAAATTTGTTGCACGTGATGATAGTGGTGAAAAGGATGGTGAAGCTAATGAAAGCTAA
- the rpsC gene encoding 30S ribosomal protein S3 yields the protein MGQKVNPHGLRVGIIKDWDSKWYADNKNFDEYLIEDYEIRKHIKEKLYIAGISKIEIERFANRIKITIHTAKPGMVIGKGGSGVEALRKELEKMTGKSVIVNVEEVKVPELDAQLVAENIANQLERRVSYRRAMKQAIQRTMRAGAEGIKTSVSGRLGGADMARTEGYSEGTIPLQTLRADIDYGFAEANTTYGKLGVKVWIYKGEVLPIKKEDNESKKDNEVKEN from the coding sequence ATGGGTCAAAAGGTAAACCCACATGGATTAAGAGTTGGAATCATAAAGGATTGGGATTCCAAATGGTATGCTGATAATAAAAATTTTGATGAATATTTAATAGAAGATTATGAAATTCGCAAACATATAAAAGAAAAATTATATATTGCTGGAATTTCTAAAATTGAAATAGAAAGATTTGCAAATAGAATAAAAATTACCATACACACTGCTAAGCCAGGCATGGTTATTGGAAAAGGTGGTTCTGGTGTAGAGGCACTAAGAAAAGAACTAGAAAAGATGACTGGTAAAAGTGTAATTGTAAATGTAGAGGAAGTAAAAGTACCAGAATTAGATGCTCAATTGGTTGCAGAAAACATAGCTAATCAGTTAGAACGAAGGGTATCTTACAGAAGAGCTATGAAACAAGCAATTCAAAGAACCATGAGAGCTGGTGCCGAAGGTATAAAGACTTCTGTATCCGGTAGACTTGGTGGAGCTGATATGGCAAGAACTGAAGGATATAGCGAAGGGACAATACCTCTTCAAACTTTAAGAGCAGATATAGATTATGGATTTGCAGAAGCAAATACAACCTATGGAAAATTAGGAGTAAAGGTTTGGATATATAAAGGAGAGGTTCTTCCTATAAAGAAAGAAGATAATGAATCAAAAAAGGATAATGAGGTAAAAGAAAATTAG
- the rplV gene encoding 50S ribosomal protein L22, whose protein sequence is MEAKAIAKYVRISPLKVNYICKEIRGKQVDEALTILKFTPKKGARELEKVLESAIANAENNFNLDRDNLYVKEAYANDGPQLKRWRPKARGMAYPILKRTSHIGVVVEERE, encoded by the coding sequence ATGGAAGCTAAAGCCATAGCTAAATATGTGCGAATTTCACCCTTGAAAGTAAATTATATTTGTAAAGAAATAAGAGGCAAACAAGTAGATGAAGCTTTAACAATCCTCAAGTTTACACCTAAAAAAGGTGCAAGGGAACTTGAAAAAGTTTTAGAATCTGCTATTGCTAATGCAGAGAATAATTTTAATTTAGATAGAGATAATTTATATGTAAAAGAAGCCTATGCTAATGATGGACCTCAGTTAAAAAGATGGAGACCAAAGGCTAGAGGTATGGCATATCCAATTTTAAAGAGGACTAGCCACATAGGAGTTGTTGTCGAAGAGCGAGAGTAG
- the rpsS gene encoding 30S ribosomal protein S19 has translation MGRSLKKGPFCDEHLLKKIEELNKKNEKKVIKTWSRRSTIFPQMVGHTIAVHDGRKHVPIYITEDMVGHKLGEFVPTRTFRGHGERGERTEETTQLK, from the coding sequence ATGGGCAGATCTCTTAAAAAAGGACCTTTTTGCGATGAACATCTTTTAAAAAAGATAGAAGAATTAAATAAAAAAAATGAAAAAAAAGTAATAAAAACTTGGTCTCGCCGTTCAACTATATTTCCGCAAATGGTAGGGCATACCATTGCAGTTCATGATGGAAGAAAACATGTACCAATATATATAACAGAAGATATGGTAGGACATAAACTTGGTGAATTTGTGCCTACTAGAACCTTTAGAGGTCATGGTGAACGTGGAGAAAGAACTGAAGAGACAACTCAATTGAAATAG